ggttgcaatccgacatcagatcccttaAGGATCCAGCATAGCAGAATAGTTTGCTGCTGCTGTATGACTtactgatatatggtgtttttcacATCATTGTATAGGTGTTTTCGTATTGATTCGAGTCCTTAATCCGTGTCAGTTTAGTCCTTTTTGATCCTTTTCAGGTCTGGAGTTGGTAGAAGAATGAAGAGAGGGTGCTTGAAGAGAAGCTGTCCTTTTGGAGCATTTTGTGGAGAACACTCAAGCAGAACAAGCAGACGGAGTGATCCCGAGGTTGTTCCCGACAAATAAGGAAGCTTCTATTTTCGGAAATTAAGGCCTTGTTGCCCTAATATCTTTTCTACCTATTGGCGCCTCCATAAAAAGACGCCACCTATCCTATTTTAATGGGGGAGGCTAGTTTTTTACAAGAGAACTATTAGCTTTTGCGATctgcaacttgtaagggagaagaatcCATTCTCGCATAGAGAAGACCATCTGAACCCTTTGTTTACTACTCTTATTATTATGCAGTTTCATTCAAAATCTATGTCTTTGATTGCTTGCACCATGATCGAGTAGTGATCTAGCTCGCCTAGGGTTTTTAGGGTGTTGAAATATgagctaaacatagataagctaTTCTTGATTATTCTTCATTCATACTATTCTTAAGGCTTCCATTAATCTAATCACTTGATGTTAGATCCTAAGTTTATcgcctagctaaccgcttaggagatagcTTGACATGtattgaatgagcttagtatccctaatcagcgaaagtagatattagggtagtaAGTGAACTGATCGGACCTGATCTCTAAGGCCTGCAGTCGCTTCTCATCTCAACGACAGTTAGATGATGGGATCGACCAGCAAAGAGATCACCGCCACGACAGTGGGGTGTTCCagctgagtgatccgagttctagaaagtACTGCATCgcgcttgaataattgtttggctctcgCTCAACACCCAATGAAACACCCTAGGCTAGCTTCTTGTTAAATTGAATCAAACTCTAGTTTACTTGTTTTCCGCGTCACCAATTGAATTGAAAACCATTTTCTTCTTACATTGAAACTTATAAGAGTAAAGTgtagactggtcctctggattaaATCTAAAGTACTATAATCACAAATGTTAACTTGGCAGTAGCAAAGATTCAtatttagtgtatcaagttttggcgccgttgcgacggagaccagatttttttttttttttacctctaCTTTTCGGTTTCATTTTAAGTCTAAGATATCTAACTCGCCTCTTTTTCTTTGTCACAGCTAATGatccaggtgcatgaccagtagacatactcggagcaacgcACAAGGACCATTGCATCAGCTCACCAACGAAGAACTAGCGAGATTAAAACGTCAGAACCGTCAACTGCCTAGACCTACAAGCACCAACATGGGCGATCATCAGGATGATCTTACTGCTGCGTTTGCACTCATGCAACAACAGATGCAGCAGATGCAGCAAACTATCCAAGCGAACGCTGCAAACCAACGTAATGTACCGGAGGAAGCTGATCAGATTGGCCAAAGGAATCTCTTGTGTAATCTACCTGCTACGCGATCCGCCATCAACCCTCCACCTTGCGCTAGACaagactttgagatcaagccCGCCTTGATAGGTCTGGTGCAGAGGAAGATCTTCAATGGACTTCCTGCAGAAATTCCGATGGACCACATTGAAAACTTTGAGAAGATGTGTGGGTTCACTAAGGCGAATGGAGTACCACCAGATTACATCAAGTGTACCCTGTTCCCTTTCTCTCTCGATGGGAAGGCTGCTCGCTGGCTAGATTCCCTACCCACTGGATCGCTCACCACATGGGAACAAGTCAGATCCGCTTTCTTGAGCCATTTCTACACGAAGTCAAAGACAGCAGCTCTGAGACAGAAGATCGCCACCTTTAAACAGCTGGTAGATGAGCCGTTCTGCGACGCTTGGGAGCGATTCAACGTCTACCGCAGGGAGTGCCCACATCATGGTTTTGAAGAAGACTATCTACTCGGAGTGTTCTATGATGGAGTAGGTTGGGAGTACAGGAATGCTTTAAACTCAGCCAGTAATGGAAATTTCATGACCCAATCCACTCAAGGCGCTTTCgcgctgattgagaacatggcctCAAGCTCAGCTGACAGCAACCGAGAGACTGACCGCACCCAAAAGGTGAACAGCATCGACAATAGCAAAATAGATGAGCTCTCTGCCAAGGTCGATCAACTGATAAAGATTAATCAAAACCATGTCTTCATCATGGAAGAATCCCCTCAGGATAAAGGAACCACAGACACTACATCAGAAGCAGACCAGGCGACTGAGGACCATCATGAGGTTAGCTATGTGAATGGACAAGGATGGCAGTTCAAGAACTACCACCCGAACCCTAACATGAGGAACAACCACCACCTGTTCAACAACCCTAAACCCGATGGTAACGCAGAAAATGCTCAAGGCAATCAGGTTCAGAACAGTGGCTACCAACGGGGGTATGGAAATCAAGGAAGAACATTTGTCCTCAGCCCAGCTCAGAATACTCAGTTCCACAACCAGAAACAACCGACTAACCAGCAGCCTGCACAGCCTGCTCAAACTGCTCCACAAGACGAGATGAAGAGTCTTGCCAATATGATGAGCCAGCTGCTCCAAGGACAGCAGATCCAGGGAAAAGCACTGAATCAGGTCACAAACGACATCAATACCCGAATGAATCACATGTTCAATGATCTGAGTGCCAAATATGATAATGTCTCGAGCCATATGAGGCAGATGGATATTCAGATTGCTCAGACTGCTGAGAGTGTGAAGAGACAGCAAGGCACTCTTCCTGGAAAAACAGATAAAAATCCCAAGGAGTGCAATGCAGTCGCGCTTAGGAGTGGGAAGCAGTTAACTGATCTGACACCCAAGAGATTCACAACAGCTGAAAAGGGAAGTAGAAAGAGTCAGAACAACCACCAGTAACAGCACCAACAGACGAGGAAGAAGCAGGGTTTCCTGCTAAACATACTCCGACCACTACAGAGCAGCCTACTGTGGTTGTTCACCCAGCTGCAGAACCTGTACCCACCCATGACTATGTGCCTAAGGTTCTGTACCCTGTTCCTGCTAAGGCCACACGCAAGGACAAGGAGGAGATGAAATGTAGGAAGATGCTGGAAGACTTAACAGTCAGACTCCCTCTCATGAGTGCAATCCAGATGATGACATCCATGAGTAGCTTTGTGAAAGGACTTATTTCTGGAAAGATAACCGATGACAGTGAGTTCATGGTGGTCTCAAAAGAGTGCAGCGCTGTTCTCCAGAACAAAAGGATCAAGAAACTGGGTGACCCTGGAAAATTTGTCCTATCCATCCAAATAGGGAGAACAGTCTTCTCATGTTCGCTAGTCGATCTGGGATCAAGCATCAACCTCATGCCATACTCTGTGGCTAAGCGCCTTGGATTCACGGATTTCAAACCTACCAGGATGTCCCTAGTGTTTGCTGATCGCTCAGTGAAATCTCCGGTCGGATTTATCGAGGATATCCAAGTTCTTGTTGGGAACACGCTTGTCCCTGCCGATTTCGTTGTTTTGGAACTCGAGGAAGAGTCAAAGGATCCTCTGATCCTAGGCAGACCATTCCTATGCACTGTCGGAGCTATCATAGATGTGCGACAAGGAAAAATCGACCTCCACCTAGGAGACATTGTGATGAGGTTCGAGATGAATCAGATGCTCAAGAAACCTATGCTGGATGGACAAACCTTCACTGTCCAAGAGGAGGGTGATCCGCTGGAACCAAGTGATCAGATGATTGAGGAGATCAGATGATTGAGGAGATCCTTACAGATGATCCGCTGGAACTAGCCTTGACTAGAGCTGAAGCAGAACATAATGTCCAGAACATCGACGCTGATGGGTACGCTAAGATGATGGACTCCGCCAGAATCATGGAAAGATTAGTGGCATATCTCAGTCTGGGGGAGAACAATGCCTCAGACTCGTCGAGCTCGCCTGTTCCACCAAGTCGGAACAATGACCCGTGGAGTGAATCCGAAGCTCCAAAAGTCGAGCTCAAAACACTCCCTAAGGGGCTCAGGTACGCATTTCTTGGACCAAATTCTACATACCCATTAATCGTGAATGCTGACCTGAACAATGCTGAAACTGCTCTTCTCCTATGCGAACTTAGGAAATATCGAAAGGCATTAGGATATTCTCTAGCTGATATACCTGGCATTTCACCTGATCTGTGCATGCATAGAATACacctagaagatgaatcaatgacttctgtagaacatcagaggaggttaaacccaaatctgaaagatgttgttaagaaagagataatgaaacttTAGAAGCTGGTGTAATCTATGCGATCTCTGATAGTAAGTGGGTTAGTCCTGTTCATGTAGTGCCTAAGAAAGGAGGGATCACTGTtataacaaatgaaaagaatgaacTAATCCCTACTAGAACAGTAACTGGTCATCGCATGTGCATTGATTTCCGTAAATTGAATGCTGCGACCCGCAAGGATCACTTTCCACTCcccttcattgatcaaatgcttgaaaGATTGGCTAACCACCCTTACTATtgctttttagatggttattcaggtttTTTTCAGATTCCCATCCACCCAGACGATCAGGAAAAGACGACGTTCACATGTCCTTACGGAACATACGCCTACAGGAGGATGCCTTTCGGGCTGTGCAATGCTCCAGCGACCTTTCAACActgcatgatgtcaattttcaCTGATCTAATTGAAGACATAATGGAGgttttcatggacgatttcagcgtctatggaagctcctttagtgtctgtttgtcaaacttgtgcagggttCTGAAGCGATGCGAGGAGAAGCATCTCGTGCTTAATTGGGAAAAATGCCATTTCATGGTCAGAGATGGGATTGTTCTAGGACATAAGATTTCAGAAAAGGGCATCGAAGTGGACAAGGCAAAGATCGATATCATGATGAGTCTGCAGCCACCAACTTCAGTGAGGGGAATAAAAAGCTTTTTGGGACATGCTGGTTTTTACAGAAGATTCATCCAGGACTTCTCGAGAATCGCAAGACCACTCACTAGACTGCTCTGCAAGGAAACAAAGTTTGACTTCGACAGCGAGTGCTTAGCTTCATTTCACACGATCAAGGGAGCTCTAGTCAGTGCACCGGTTGTCCAACCCCCAGACTGGGACCTCCCTTTCGAGATCATGACAGACGCGAGTGACTTTGCAGTAGGAGCAGTGCTTGGCCAGCGGAAGGATAAGAAGctccatgtgatctactacgcgagTAAGACATTGGATGAAGCTCAATGTAGGTATGCTACAACGGAGAAGGAACTCCTGGCCATCGTCTATGCTTTTGAGAAGTTTCGATCATATCTAGTTGGGTCTAAGGTGATAGTCCACACGGATCATGCAGCTCTCAAGTACCTGCTCACGAAAAAAGATGCCAAACCGCGGCTCCTGAGATGGATTCTCCTCCTTCAAGAATTTGACCTGGAAATAAGAGACAAGAAGGGGGTAGAAAATGGAGTAGCGGACCACCTTTCCAGAATGAAAATAAACGATGATACTGTGATTGACGAAGAGCAACCAGTGGAACACGTAAGTGCGATTGGTCTTTGCTATTCGGAACAACCAATGCGCATGGAAACGGCTTGTTCTTCACAACCAGAGCAGTTTGTCGCAGCAATCCAGAAGCAACATCCTGATCTACCGTGGTTTGCTGAGATTGCAAATTTCTTAGCCGCTGAAAAGGAGCCTCAGAAGTTCACAGGGAACGAGAAGAGAAAATTCTTAAGAGAGGCAAGGCACTACTTTTGGGATGAGCCTTACCTATACCGACAATGCAAGGATGGGATCTTCAGACGATGCGTTCCAGAGGCTGAAATTCCAGGGATCCTACACCACTGCCACGGATCTTCCTACGCTGGACACTTCGCCACATTCAAAACAGTCTCCAAAATTCTCCAAGCgggattctggtggccaacaATGTTCAGAGATGCTCACACCTTCATATCCAGATGCAATGCATGCCAGCGAATGGGCAGTATCAGcaaaaggaatgagatgcctcagaattaCATATTGGAAGTTGAGGTGTTCGACTGCTGGGGAATAGATTTTATGGGACCTTTCCCACCTTCTCACAAGAACGAGTACATCCTGGTTGCAGTCgactatgtctccaagtgggtagaaGCGATTGCTAGTCCAACCAACGACGCACGAGTTGTAACCAAGATGTTCACCTCCATCatctttccaagatttggaGTACCTAGAGTGGTTATCAGCGATGGTGGAACTCACTTCATCAACAGAGTGTTCCAAGGATTACTGAGCAAGAACGGCGTGAAACACAAGGTTGCAACCGCCTACCATCCCCAAACGAGTGGCCAAGTGGAAATTTCCaacagagagatcaagaacATTCTACAGAAAACAGTCAATACCACGCGTAAGGATTGGTCCATCAAACTTGACGACGCTCTCTGGGCCTACAGAACAGCCTATAAAACCCCATTAGGGACCACTCCCTATCATCTGGTCTATGGCAAGGCATGTCACCTACCAGTGGAGCTAGAGTATAAGGCAGCTTGGGCTGTCAAGCTGCTTAACTTCGATATCAAACCTGCCAAGGAGAGGCGAACAATTCAAATCCATGAGTTGGAGGAGATTAGGCATCTGGCCTATGAGAGCTCCAAAATCTACAAAGAAAAAACCAAAGCATTCCATGACAAACGGATCATCAGCAGGAGCTTTGCTCCGAATGATCAGGTCTTACTCTTCAACTCAAGGATAAAGCTGTTCCCTGGAAAACTAAAATCCAGATGGTCAGGACCTTTCACCATCAAGGAGGTTCGCCCCTATGGAGCTGTAGTGTTGCTGGACACAAGAGGAGGGGAATTTGTTGTTAATGGTCAGCGACTCAAGCCTTACCTTGCTGATACAACAATCGCTGAAGGTGTAGAAATACCCTTAAGTGATCCCCTTCAAGCCTAATCGGCTCACAaaagtcaagctagtgactgaaaagaagcgcttggtgggaggcaacccactggagagtgtaaatatttcttttattttctaaaaaaaaaaaaaaaaaaaaaactaacttgcAGGAAGAAAAATCGAGCACTTCTCAGGAGAACACTCCAGCGCTTGTTCCACTGATTGTTCCCACGTAAGTgctcgaacaaaaaaaaaaaaaaagagaaaaggaaaaatggCCTATTTAAGGCCCACTAACTTTAACCCCCCATTATCTCTAACGCCGCAAACCAACCTCAAAGAACCCTAAATCGAAAATTTCATTTCCTATTTTTCTTCATCGATTTTGTTCTAATCTCTTGGATCCTCTAGAGATCGGTTGGGTTTTGCAGGAATCGTCAATCAACTCAAGGTAACCGCTCAGACACTCTTCCCCTTCGCGCATCCAATCCGCGAATTGAAAGTGTCCCATTGGATTCTCTCATCCCTTTTGTTTCAAGATTTGATCTTAGATGGTAGCTATCGATATCACAATTGCTACTAGGGTCGAAATTTTGTTTGATTATCAGGGATAAACAATTTCATTGTTAGAGTTTCTTGAGTAGTTGCGGTTGTGATAGGTCTAGGTGTTAATCCTAAGAACTCGAAGGTTGTTCGGAAATTGATGGACTTGGGCAAAAAAATTTCGAGATTGGAATGTCACATCATTTCTAGAACAACCATTGAGCAGTGCTAATTTGGAAATTGATTTCGTTTTGCAGATGGCTCCAAAAACAAGGATTCCGAAAGCACTCAAAGCCTCTCGCGGAGCAGCCACACCTTCTCGTTCCGCGAATGTTCCATCCACCTATCCATGGCCGAACAAAGCTGAGGGTCAGACGATTAACATCAATGACCCACTACTCCTTGACTACAATTGTGAGGGGTGGGACAAGGAATCCGCAGCGAGGTACAACAGGCTTCTCGCAGCAGAAATCTTGCCCACACGATTTGCTCACGAGGAGACCTTAGCTGTTCTCGGCCTCGAGTCTGACGTCTTCGACACGCTCGACGTTATGGGCCTCGCTCCTCTCTGCTACCAAGCCCAAGTTCTCTATCCAGATTTGGTTCGGCAAGTGCTCGCAACAGCTCAGATCACTTACCAGAACCCAACCGCGCCAACGTACAAAACTGCTCCTTCTCCTTCATGGCTGACGGCAAGTTCTGCTCCATCTCTCTCCACGATCTAAACGAACTACTCGAGATCGCAGACACGCCAAGAGAGGTCGCAGTTGAGAAAAAGTTCGCGCCAGCAAACGCCTTTTGGGATCTCATTGCGACAGGAAAGTTCACTTCTCGCAAGGCTTATCAATCGCAAATCCGGAACCCCACTCTGCGTATCATTGCCAAAATCGTCTCGAACATCCTCTTCGCAAAGGAACTCACCTCCAAGGTCACAAACGGCGAGCTGCAGGTTCTATACACAGGGCTCGAGGATGAAATCCGTAGAGACAGAGTCATACCGATTCAGGCTGTGATGACTAACCCTGGATTCCTTCTCATCTCGATGCTCACTGAGCGCAAGGATTCCTTGCTCCAAACCGAAGATAAGAAAGACCGCTGCGGCAGTATTCTCACACCCTTGTTCAAACACTTCAACATCAACCTGGATTCCTACACGGTTGTTCCTGAGCTCGAGCAAATCGACACCGCTTACTTGATCACATGCCACATCCTGCACGACGAGAGCACATACAAGTTCGCAGACAAGGACGGGAACACTCTCTACTGCAAGCTCCCTCTTCCTGGGTTAACAGACTTCTCAACCTTGGAAAACATAGTGTTCCTGCCCGACGCAGAACACTTGTGCGACGACCCACGTGCGCCAGTTCCAGATGCGAATGCGGCCAGGGATGATGTGGAGGATATGGCTGCACCTGCTGATGGTGCTTATGACCTGGAGGACCTCACGGATGTTACTGATGATCACGCCTACAGGCGTTGGATGGTGGACTCTCAGAAGAAAAACAATAGCCTCATGAAGAGGATCCTCAGAGCACTCACTGGAGGCTGCATCGGAAGTCAGGATGAGCAGACGACGCAGGGAACAAGGCGCCCAGGCAAAGAACCAGCGGGCACTTCAACTGGAGAAGAGAGACTTCCGAGGAACAGGAGAACAACCGGCCACTCCAGCAGTGGTGATTCAGACTGAGTCCGAACGGACGATTCCAATTCCCTTGTTCTATCCatcaaaactatttatttccttgctatttgtttctgtttggtGTGTTTTAGCCTCCTCCGATTTATTTTCACAGCCAGGGatggtgtgaagtaagtctgggggagaaaCTCTGTAcgatttccatttttttattgagtcagtccCTAGGATCGAGCCAGTCCACTCAAACTTATTGTGGTAATCAGGACCTTATTTTGTGATGATTTcttaaccacctcgtgctttaaccttcttattcagtgaccttagcagtgatgaaagacccacacatggacctggaacaccctgactTATCTCATTTGACACTCCGGAAGTTCTCcaccgatcaggttacactgggaaGACTCAACTCCACTATATCTGAACCTAATCTGGACTttaattcttcttgttatgggcactaGATCAG
The window above is part of the Brassica napus cultivar Da-Ae chromosome C3, Da-Ae, whole genome shotgun sequence genome. Proteins encoded here:
- the LOC125583265 gene encoding uncharacterized protein LOC125583265 codes for the protein MTSRHTRSNAQGPLHQLTNEELARLKRQNRQLPRPTSTNMGDHQDDLTAAFALMQQQMQQMQQTIQANAANQRNVPEEADQIGQRNLLCNLPATRSAINPPPCARQDFEIKPALIGLVQRKIFNGLPAEIPMDHIENFEKMCGFTKANGVPPDYIKCTLFPFSLDGKAARWLDSLPTGSLTTWEQVRSAFLSHFYTKSKTAALRQKIATFKQLVDEPFCDAWERFNVYRRECPHHGFEEDYLLGVFYDGVGWEYRNALNSASNGNFMTQSTQGAFALIENMASSSADSNRETDRTQKVNSIDNSKIDELSAKVDQLIKINQNHVFIMEESPQDKGTTDTTSEADQATEDHHEVSYVNGQGWQFKNYHPNPNMRNNHHLFNNPKPDGNAENAQGNQVQNSGYQRGYGNQGRTFVLSPAQNTQFHNQKQPTNQQPAQPAQTAPQDEMKSLANMMSQLLQGQQIQGKALNQVTNDINTRMNHMFNDLSAKYDNVSSHMRQMDIQIAQTAESVKRQQGTLPGKTDKNPKECNAVALRSGKQLTDLTPKRFTTAEKGSRKKQPTVVVHPAAEPVPTHDYVPKVLYPVPAKATRKDKEEMKCRKMLEDLTVRLPLMSAIQMMTSMSSFVKGLISGKITDDSEFMVVSKECSAVLQNKRIKKLGDPGKFVLSIQIGRTVFSCSLVDLGSSINLMPYSVAKRLGFTDFKPTRMSLVFADRSVKSPVGFIEDIQVLVGNTLVPADFVVLELEEESKDPLILGRPFLCTVGAIIDVRQGKIDLHLGDIVMRFEMNQMLKKPMLDGQTFTVQEEGDPLEPSDQMIEEIR